A genomic window from Castor canadensis chromosome 18, mCasCan1.hap1v2, whole genome shotgun sequence includes:
- the Susd2 gene encoding sushi domain-containing protein 2 isoform X1, translating into MKLTFLPWVLLLLMTATSPGLWPTAGAQESCSLRCGNKTGPCSCHPTCLGLGTCCLDFQDFCLEISPSSGSMMGGKDFVVQHIEWSSSTNGVICRFKESIQTLGYVDSLKQVHCVSPLLYESGRIPFTISMDNGHSFNLTGTWLAAHPNKVSESEKSQLVNETHWQYYGTSGTTGNLSLTWNTSMLPTPAVTIELWGYEETGIPYSENWTAEWSYLYPLATNIPNSGSFTFTPKPALPNYQKWKVGALRIIDSKNYAGQKDVQALWTNDHALAWHLGDDFREDSVAWARSQCLAWEALEDQLPDFLKELPDCPCTLAQARADSGRFFTDYGCDIEHGSVCTYHPGAVHCVRSVQASPQYGSGQQCCYTADGTQLLTADSTSGSTPDRGHDWGAPPYRTPPRVPGMSHWLYDVISFYYCCLWAPECSRYMRRRPSSDCRNYRPPHLASAFGDPHFVTFDGTNFTFNGRGEYVLLEAPLTDLRVQARAQPEMMTHGTQARGTGLTAVAVQEGNSDVVEVRLAGESGVLEVLLNQEVLSFTEQNWMDLKGMFLSVAAEDKASIMLSSGAGLEISNQGPFLSVAVLLPEKFLTHTHGLLGTLNDDPTDDFTLRSGQVLPLNASAQQLFQYGADWAVHNDSSLFAYDSWFLVHNFTYQPKHDPNFKPIFSNEITLSPSQAEEATKLCENDPFCIFDVAATGSLSVGNATRVAHQLHQHRLKSLQPVVSCGWLSPPANGYKEGLKYLVGSTIRFHCNTGYSLAGAETSTCQADGNWSTPTPECQLGRSYTVLLSIIFGGLAVVALVALIYMLLQYRKGNMNTQSSYP; encoded by the exons ATGAAGCTGACCTTCCTGCCCTGGGTCCTGCTGCTACTGATGACAGCCACCAGTCCAGGACTCTGGCCCACTGCAG GTGCCCAGGAGAGCTGCTCCCTGCGCTGTGGAAACAAGACTGGACCCTGCTCCTGCCACCCAACCTGCTTGGGCCTTGGCACCTGCTGCTTGGACTTCCAGGACTTCTGTCTAGAGATTTCACCCTCCTCGGGCTCCATGATGGGTGGCAAGGACTTTGTGGTACAGCATATCGAATGGTCCAGCTCCACAAATGGCGTGATCTGCAG GTTTAAGGAAAGTATCCAGACCCTTGGTTATGTGGACTCCTTGAAGCAGGTGCACTGCGTGTCACCTTTGCTCTACGAGAGTGGCCGCATCCCTTTCACCATCTCGATGGACAACGGCCACTCTTTCAATCTCACAGGCACCTGGCTAGCTG CACATCCCAACAAAGTGTCAGAATCGGAGAAGAGCCAGCTGGTAAACGAGACCCACTGGCAATATTATGGCACCTCGGGTACCACTGGTAACCTCAGTCTCACCTGGAACACCTCGATGCTTCCCACGCCAGCTGTCACCATAGAGCTATGGGGCTATGAGGAGACAG GGATACCATATTCAGAAAACTGGACAGCAGAGTGGTCCTACCTCTACCCACTGGCCACAAATATCCCAAACTCTGGCTCTTTCACCTTCACTCCAAAACCTGCACTTCCCAACTACCAGAAATGGAAAGTGGGTGCACTTCGGATCATTGACAGCAAGAACTACGCAGGGCAGAA GGATGTACAGGCACTTTGGACCAATGATCACGCCCTGGCCTGGCACCTAGGCGATGACTTCCGGGAAGACTCTGTTGCCTGGGCCCGCTCACAGTGCCTGGCCTGGGAGGCTCTAGAGGACCAGCTGCCAGATTTCCTGAAGGAGCTGCCTGACTGTCCCTGCACCCTGGCCCAGGCCCGGGCTGACTCCGGTCGCTTCTTT ACGGACTATGGTTGTGACATCGAGCATGGCAGTGTTTGCACCTACCACCCAGGGGCTGTGCACTGTGTGCGCTCCGTGCAAGCCAG TCCCCAGTATGGCTCAGGCCAGCAGTGCTGCTACACAGCAGATGGCACACAACTCCTGACTGCTGACTCTACCAGTGGCAGCACCCCAGACCGTGGCCATGACTGGGGCGCGCCCCCATACCGCACACCACCCCGTGTGCCTGGCATGTCCCATTGGCTCTATGATGTCATCAGCTTCTATTACTGCTGCCTCTGGGCACCCGAGTGCTCCCGCTATATGCGGCGACGGCCCTCCAGTGATTGCCGCAATTACCGGCCCCCACACCTAG CCTCTGCTTTTGGGGATCCCCATTTTGTCACCTTTGATGGTACCAACTTCACTTTCAATGGTCGCGGAGAGTATGTGCTACTGGAGGCACCGCTGACTGACCTGAGGGTACAAGCGCGGGCCCAGCCTGAGATGATGACACACG GCACACAGGCCCGGGGCACAGGGCTGACTGCAGTAGCTGTCCAGGAGGGCAACTCAGATGTGGTGGAGGTGAGGCTGGCTGGAGAGTCTGGGGTCCTGGAGGTGCTGCTGAATCAGGAGGTGCTGAGCTTCACCGAGCAGAACTGGATGGACTTGAAGG GTATGTTCCTGTCAGTGGCCGCTGAGGACAAGGCATCAATCATGTTGTCATCGGGGGCTGGCCTGGAGATCAGCAATCAGGGCCCTTTCCTGAGTGTGGCTGTCCTGCTACCTGAGAAGTTCCTGACCCACACCCATGGCCTCCTCGGGACACTCAATGATGACCCCACTGATGACTTCACCCTACGTAGTGGACAGGTCTTGCCACTGAATGCCAGTGCCCAGCAGCTGTTCCAGTATGGGGCAGACT GGGCCGTGCACAATGACTCCTCCTTGTTTGCATACGACTCCTGGTTTTTGGTCCACAACTTCACATACCAACCCAAGCATGACCCCAACTTCAAGCCCATCTTCTCCAATGAGATCACCCTCAGTCCCAGCCAAGCAGAAGAGGCAACCAAACTGTGTGAGAATGACCCTTTCTGCAtcttcgatgtggcagccactggGAGCCTGAGCGTGGGCAATGCCACACGGGTTGCCCACCAGCTGCACCAGCATCGCCTGAAGAGCCTGCAGCCTG TGGTATCCTGTGGCTGGCTGTCTCCTCCTGCCAATGGGTACAAGGAGGGCCTCAAGTACCTGGTGGGCTCCACCATCCGCTTCCACTGCAACACTGGCTATAGCTTGGCTGGGGCAGAGACTAGCACCTGCCAGGCTGACGGCAACTGGTCCACACCCACCCCGGAGTGCCAGTTAG GACGGAGCTACACGGTGCTGCTAAGCATCATTTTCGGAGGCCTGGCAGTGGTGGCACTGGTCGCTCTCATCTACATGCTGCTGCAATACAGGAAGGGAAACAT GAACACACAGAGTTCATATCCCTGA
- the Susd2 gene encoding sushi domain-containing protein 2 isoform X2, whose protein sequence is MKLTFLPWVLLLLMTATSPGLWPTAGAQESCSLRCGNKTGPCSCHPTCLGLGTCCLDFQDFCLEISPSSGSMMGGKDFVVQHIEWSSSTNGVICRFKESIQTLGYVDSLKQVHCVSPLLYESGRIPFTISMDNGHSFNLTGTWLAAHPNKVSESEKSQLVNETHWQYYGTSGTTGNLSLTWNTSMLPTPAVTIELWGYEETGIPYSENWTAEWSYLYPLATNIPNSGSFTFTPKPALPNYQKWKVGALRIIDSKNYAGQKDVQALWTNDHALAWHLGDDFREDSVAWARSQCLAWEALEDQLPDFLKELPDCPCTLAQARADSGRFFTDYGCDIEHGSVCTYHPGAVHCVRSVQASPQYGSGQQCCYTADGTQLLTADSTSGSTPDRGHDWGAPPYRTPPRVPGMSHWLYDVISFYYCCLWAPECSRYMRRRPSSDCRNYRPPHLASAFGDPHFVTFDGTNFTFNGRGEYVLLEAPLTDLRVQARAQPEMMTHGMFLSVAAEDKASIMLSSGAGLEISNQGPFLSVAVLLPEKFLTHTHGLLGTLNDDPTDDFTLRSGQVLPLNASAQQLFQYGADWAVHNDSSLFAYDSWFLVHNFTYQPKHDPNFKPIFSNEITLSPSQAEEATKLCENDPFCIFDVAATGSLSVGNATRVAHQLHQHRLKSLQPVVSCGWLSPPANGYKEGLKYLVGSTIRFHCNTGYSLAGAETSTCQADGNWSTPTPECQLGRSYTVLLSIIFGGLAVVALVALIYMLLQYRKGNMNTQSSYP, encoded by the exons ATGAAGCTGACCTTCCTGCCCTGGGTCCTGCTGCTACTGATGACAGCCACCAGTCCAGGACTCTGGCCCACTGCAG GTGCCCAGGAGAGCTGCTCCCTGCGCTGTGGAAACAAGACTGGACCCTGCTCCTGCCACCCAACCTGCTTGGGCCTTGGCACCTGCTGCTTGGACTTCCAGGACTTCTGTCTAGAGATTTCACCCTCCTCGGGCTCCATGATGGGTGGCAAGGACTTTGTGGTACAGCATATCGAATGGTCCAGCTCCACAAATGGCGTGATCTGCAG GTTTAAGGAAAGTATCCAGACCCTTGGTTATGTGGACTCCTTGAAGCAGGTGCACTGCGTGTCACCTTTGCTCTACGAGAGTGGCCGCATCCCTTTCACCATCTCGATGGACAACGGCCACTCTTTCAATCTCACAGGCACCTGGCTAGCTG CACATCCCAACAAAGTGTCAGAATCGGAGAAGAGCCAGCTGGTAAACGAGACCCACTGGCAATATTATGGCACCTCGGGTACCACTGGTAACCTCAGTCTCACCTGGAACACCTCGATGCTTCCCACGCCAGCTGTCACCATAGAGCTATGGGGCTATGAGGAGACAG GGATACCATATTCAGAAAACTGGACAGCAGAGTGGTCCTACCTCTACCCACTGGCCACAAATATCCCAAACTCTGGCTCTTTCACCTTCACTCCAAAACCTGCACTTCCCAACTACCAGAAATGGAAAGTGGGTGCACTTCGGATCATTGACAGCAAGAACTACGCAGGGCAGAA GGATGTACAGGCACTTTGGACCAATGATCACGCCCTGGCCTGGCACCTAGGCGATGACTTCCGGGAAGACTCTGTTGCCTGGGCCCGCTCACAGTGCCTGGCCTGGGAGGCTCTAGAGGACCAGCTGCCAGATTTCCTGAAGGAGCTGCCTGACTGTCCCTGCACCCTGGCCCAGGCCCGGGCTGACTCCGGTCGCTTCTTT ACGGACTATGGTTGTGACATCGAGCATGGCAGTGTTTGCACCTACCACCCAGGGGCTGTGCACTGTGTGCGCTCCGTGCAAGCCAG TCCCCAGTATGGCTCAGGCCAGCAGTGCTGCTACACAGCAGATGGCACACAACTCCTGACTGCTGACTCTACCAGTGGCAGCACCCCAGACCGTGGCCATGACTGGGGCGCGCCCCCATACCGCACACCACCCCGTGTGCCTGGCATGTCCCATTGGCTCTATGATGTCATCAGCTTCTATTACTGCTGCCTCTGGGCACCCGAGTGCTCCCGCTATATGCGGCGACGGCCCTCCAGTGATTGCCGCAATTACCGGCCCCCACACCTAG CCTCTGCTTTTGGGGATCCCCATTTTGTCACCTTTGATGGTACCAACTTCACTTTCAATGGTCGCGGAGAGTATGTGCTACTGGAGGCACCGCTGACTGACCTGAGGGTACAAGCGCGGGCCCAGCCTGAGATGATGACACACG GTATGTTCCTGTCAGTGGCCGCTGAGGACAAGGCATCAATCATGTTGTCATCGGGGGCTGGCCTGGAGATCAGCAATCAGGGCCCTTTCCTGAGTGTGGCTGTCCTGCTACCTGAGAAGTTCCTGACCCACACCCATGGCCTCCTCGGGACACTCAATGATGACCCCACTGATGACTTCACCCTACGTAGTGGACAGGTCTTGCCACTGAATGCCAGTGCCCAGCAGCTGTTCCAGTATGGGGCAGACT GGGCCGTGCACAATGACTCCTCCTTGTTTGCATACGACTCCTGGTTTTTGGTCCACAACTTCACATACCAACCCAAGCATGACCCCAACTTCAAGCCCATCTTCTCCAATGAGATCACCCTCAGTCCCAGCCAAGCAGAAGAGGCAACCAAACTGTGTGAGAATGACCCTTTCTGCAtcttcgatgtggcagccactggGAGCCTGAGCGTGGGCAATGCCACACGGGTTGCCCACCAGCTGCACCAGCATCGCCTGAAGAGCCTGCAGCCTG TGGTATCCTGTGGCTGGCTGTCTCCTCCTGCCAATGGGTACAAGGAGGGCCTCAAGTACCTGGTGGGCTCCACCATCCGCTTCCACTGCAACACTGGCTATAGCTTGGCTGGGGCAGAGACTAGCACCTGCCAGGCTGACGGCAACTGGTCCACACCCACCCCGGAGTGCCAGTTAG GACGGAGCTACACGGTGCTGCTAAGCATCATTTTCGGAGGCCTGGCAGTGGTGGCACTGGTCGCTCTCATCTACATGCTGCTGCAATACAGGAAGGGAAACAT GAACACACAGAGTTCATATCCCTGA